In the Salvia splendens isolate huo1 chromosome 16, SspV2, whole genome shotgun sequence genome, gtctctggtgaagcagcaccgcaatcaacagagctccggcgaactggatggaggagagggcagagcttcagaaagaaagactatgcagagagatGATGCTTGTTCTGATTGTGCTCTATATctaatgcaaggaatgactagcctatttataggcttggtccaCTGCATGGATtaactcagccttgatggctgtcatcatagTTCATTATGGCGGGGCTGTAACCGCCGACCGTTAtgagtttgaaagctggagtggtcgactTTGAATCTAGACGATGTACACGCCctagttcaaccgtcacatgtggacttcgacttgatcaagacgctgatcaagccatcgctcaaggcgcagcgggtcgagttgatcaggctactgaagccatcgctcaaggtgcagcaggccgagttgatcaaactgctgatcaaggcgcagcatgtcaagttgatcaggctgctgcccaaaacttaggtggtccaaaacattaagtctggatccagGGACAAGCCTAAGAACCAAGCCCAAGAACCAcccaagggcaagggcaagggcaagggcaagggctcGGGTACGGTCATAGGCGCGGCTcggctcggcgcgcgtgtgggctctttcacccatcttagtccacgataattactaagtgtaataagtcacttaataaatacacagtTAAAGATGTGTATCATCTcatatgtgggataattaacactagttaattactccctacactttcaactcctagctttatcaaaagctacaatgtgaccaactttaatcaaCTATTTCttactcaccgggaatcggatttaagaaagtgaatatactacggtcatctacgtggaacgtagatcgacgctatatcatttaattctccaaaattaaatgtctcgtcacatttattattggtctaacttcattgaccggacatcttaaaaCAAGATTTCAACAatccccacatgagtggaaatagccaaatgcatatgcatgcagacacaagctcaaccctcacgaggtatataagcataaggataggtagtttgttggctttgaacccttcatagtcgacaccatcggatacacaggcggcttagtagcgcgatgctttgaactaatcccccacggcgtgcaccgagacaatggtgttaacgcttaaacacctcaacctcatccgttctcacgttttgtgtcctttgcggtcttggacaccactttggattcataagtgcgttttatgaagcgaccacacttcgcacttacataggtgattcttagtcaagtaccttgccatacttggtctctttgagaactccatctcttctCATCttctatgtgggataattaacactagttaattactccctacactttcaactcctagctttatcaaaagctacaatgtgaccaactttaatccactatttcttactcaccgggaatcggatttaagaaagtgaatatactatggtcatctacgcggaacgtagatcgacgctatatcatttaattctccaaaattaaatgtctcgtcacatttattattggtcaaacttcatTGACCGTACATCTTAAAACAAGATTCCAATAGAAATATAGTAGAAACCGAGTTTGACTCAAAATTTGACAATTAACCACTCCATCACAAATAAAAAACCGATATTCATGACATATTTGTGTGTCCAATAATTACAGTTACATATCTAAGCcaattctcattttttttctttctctatcTATAATTATTACTCTTATTAATTACTTTCTccatcccactcaagatgttcaTATTTTTTACTGACCCAAAATTTTAAGAGAAATTGTTTAGTGGagtaaataaagagaaaaaaaataattgaatattttaatagggaGAAAGGAGGGTGAGATTTATcttcaaatatagaaagtgaatattttaaataagaaaaataaaaaaaaaagtaaatgttgatatcttaagtgggacagagggagtaatacgCACCACGTGACAATATATCCGGACCACTTAATTATTAGTAATACTTATTGATCACACCCACACATGCAATCtcttattattactactatatattttaGATGAAAATAGCCATCTAtgctataaatactactccctccctccgtctgcaaataggagtcccgtttttccattttagttcgtccgtAAATAAGAGTCccgatttattttattataaatggtaatagggtctcactttccactaacttttttcaccatattttatttaaattaatatatacaaatggactcatattccactaacttttttttcacCTAGTTtccttaacatttcttaaaacccttgTCGCCAAGAAATGCTATTTCTAATGGCGGACAAAAagagtattatttaaatcgtctgcatgatttaaaaatttaaacaatcAAAAGCAATAAAAAAGGCCCAACTAAGGCCCAATTTATTTCATACGAAAAGTCTAAGTGGGCCGGCCCCTTTATTTCATTTCAGGGTTTTAGAAGGAGGCTTTGAAAACTGAGCAGCTGCTTAgatctttctctctccatttctcCGTTTTCTAGGGTTTCTACTCCCTTGCTATCTCTGCGAATCAGATTCCAGTATGAGGTATGAATTATTCCTTGTCAAACGTTTACTATTTCTCATTCTCATCGTCGTGATGCTGATAGTCGAATTCTGTACATTTTCTGTTTACTCTGCAATTACTCTTTTTTTTGGTGATATTGGTCGAGTTTTTGAGGGCCTGCTTGGTTGGATTTTAGCTCTTGTTTATATATCTATCTATGTGCGTGTTTGATGGCGAGAAAATTGGATTTAATATTGTTCGATTTATGAACGCAAAGAGGCGAAATGGGTTGTGTCGGTTTAAATTGAACCTTTTCGTTTCCAGTGATGGTAAATTACTGTTTCTAGCTCGATTTTGCTTTTCTCTCTGGATTTGCCCCGCATTTGACAATTCTTAGTGGTAGTTGAAAATATCCAATTTTATCTGGATGTTTCATTtcaatattttatcaataatgTGTGTTTGAGAGACTTTCTGGTCAATCAAATTTTCTGTtgcaattattttaattattgctgtttttttttcttttacagtCGGCCAATGGAAGAAGATGCTCCCGTAAGTTGCAATCCTTTATGACATGgttttagttgttttttttgaaCCTTTTGTGACTTTTTTGGGTTAATTTGGACAATTTTTACAGGTGAAGAATGAGGAGGAGGAGTTCAACACCGGTCCACTTTCGGTCTTGATGTTAAGTGTTAAGAATAACACACAGGTATTGATTAGTTCAAGATAATAATGGCTGATATATGTCGCCAGTTTGTATGATTATGTGAATTTTAGTTTCAAATTCGCGTATTATCATTGCTCTTTCATTATGGAATGTTCAGCAGGAACAAGTCTTGTATTTATCAACCTAAAGCAGTTAAACTGTGTATTATCTCTGATTTTTTGACACGGTTGCTTGGTAGGTGCTCATCAATTGCCGTAACAACAAAAAGCTTCTGGGCCATGTGAGGGCTTTTGATCGCCACTGCAACATGGTGCTTGAAAATGTCCGGGAGATGTGGACTGAGGTTTGTTTATGTTTTTTACTGTTCATGGCATGCTTATACATCCAATTTCAAATTGTTAACAAATTGTTTATGCTGTTGGAATATGTTTCTAAACATTCATCAAATTCTGTCCATTATATAGATACCTAAGACTGgtaaaggaaaaaagaaagcGCTTCCAGTTAACAAGGATCGTTTTATTAGCAAGATGTTCCTCCGAGGAGATTCCGTGATCATTGTCCTCAGAAATCCTAAGTGATGGGTATGTCTCAATACTTGTGTTTACTGAGCAATATATTTCTGTTTATACTTTGTGTCCCGGGACAGCGACAGCCTTTATTTATCGAATTTTGACAATTAATAACTCTTATGGATCTGCTTTGGTTCCATATGGATTTAAAGTTTGGTTAAGGCATGGTTGTTTCAATGATTTTTATTGTCTTTATGAAATATGTTGGCTTACTCATGCCACTTTCTTTGTTCAACCCTGAATTCTATATGGAGTTGAGTATTTGATGTTTAGCGATCCTCTTGTTGAGGTTTTTTTCTGATAAGCATTTATATATGATGATTTTGTACATCATATATGAAGTATGAAAATTATATGCTGTTTAATTGCAGTTGCTGCTCTTATATCAAACCCACCTCTTTTGTgaaatgtgtattttattatcatATTCTCCTCGTTACCATTGATCTGGAACTGAAGTTGACATCCAAACAAAGCATCATGATCTCTCAGTTATCTGTTTATTTTTTGTGCCCATCTTAGTAAATTTGCTTCTTTGCATGCTAATTATTTTCTCTACATTCTTGCAGATTGCATTACTTTGGCTGTAATGTGACTTTATTTTGTACTGTGAATGTTGCCAGACTGGAGCTTATCGATGATGACAAGGTTTATCTTTCTTAGGTGTAATCTTTTGGAACTCATCTTTCCTTCATTAGGTCTTCTCAACCCTTGATAATTTTAGTATCGAGAGTATGGTGTATACTTTCTCTGTGGTGGATTCTTGGTAAAAATTTATGAGCTGTCCAGTTATTTTCTTATGCATTGCAATCTGTAGACTGACCACCTCTCTATATATCATATGATAAACATCAAACACTCCTGATAATCTCCGATGCTCACTCTCGTTGCATGTGCATGTACCCATTTACATGTTTTCC is a window encoding:
- the LOC121769732 gene encoding small nuclear ribonucleoprotein Sm D2-like, encoding MSRPMEEDAPVKNEEEEFNTGPLSVLMLSVKNNTQVLINCRNNKKLLGHVRAFDRHCNMVLENVREMWTEIPKTGKGKKKALPVNKDRFISKMFLRGDSVIIVLRNPK